In Brachypodium distachyon strain Bd21 chromosome 5, Brachypodium_distachyon_v3.0, whole genome shotgun sequence, the genomic window GGGagtgatttgattttttttaaaaaaagtgGTTTTCTTAGAAGGTTCTCCTAAATGTGATGGTTTTGCGTAATTTTCTCTAAAATTATACATCGGCCAACGGTAAAAATAAACCGAAACGTAGTATCAATGGACCGCAATCTACAAATATCGTCCTAAAATTGAATGAGTAGTTCTTTAGATCTTTTCAGCACCTCATAATGTTCATTTCAGCAAAATTCTGTTTACAGACAGGAAAGACAAAGATTAGGCACTCACAAAATTGTGATGATGATAATTAAGACCCCACCACTTCTCTGTCTTTCTCCGTGAATCTTCCATACTggctttttttcctttttctcctcATTTTCGAAAAGGAACACAATTCTCCTGGCCTCTGCATCCCtagatgcacacagccataaacatttgatccataCTAGCTTTGGTAATATGAACATTTCTAACGCTTCAATGGATACACAGGTATCCAAGCCACGCGTAAAAACCATCAATCAAACACTCTGATCAAGCTCATCTCGACCTCAACCTGGATCTCCATCTCCTGGTGTCCTGCGGCCTCAAGAGCTGCACAGGAGCTGCCGGGATCCGGAGCCACCACTCCCTCAGCCTCCTCAAGAGCTTCTcgctgctcttcttcctcgccggcaTGTGCCTCGTGTACGCCTCCACGACAACCAGCAGAACGATCCTCCTGAGAGGCAGGAGCGCaaatgccgccgccgcgacgagCATCGCCACCGCAACCTTGTTCGTGCTCTATGATATGAGCAAGCAAGAATCATCTCTCAGATTGCCCAAGTTGCAAGAATTATTGTGCGGAATAAATGTGTTGTGAAGTTCAGAAGTCATGGTTGGGAGAGACTTGGAGACCTGAGGGAATGCAGCGAGCATGAGGGACCGGAGCTTGAGGAGAAATATGTTCCCGGCTTGGACGTGTGCCTCCAGCTGCGAGATGGCCTCCTGCAGAGCCAGGAGCTGCTCCACGGTTCGTCGCCGGGGAGGAGTCGTGACTTCGAATGCTCCGATCATCTGCCTGTTCCCATGGTGCTTGTTCCATAGCATGAAAGCAGTGCAGCCCAGCAAAAGGCCGGGAAATATGTACCATATCCAGCCTCTGCATGTTCAAAGCATTATAAAGAGTGTTGACGATTTTGTTTTGCGGAATTTATATCGAGCGAACGTTTGCTCTTTAGTCTCTCGGAGTGAAGAGAGAGCAGTTTGTAGCTAATGATAGAAATGTTCTTCAGATAGACCACGGATACTTGTTACCTGTAAACTATGTAAAGGAAACAGAGCAAGAAGACGTAGGACTTAAGTGGCTCTTCCCAGTCGGCCAAAAAGCGGAGCCTTTTGCCAATTTCAATCAGAGGGAATAGCAGTTCCTGCATGTTTAGGATGTAATCTACAAACATTAGCAATCTTCCGAAAGCATGCCTTTGCAGTTAAGAATGATATCTCAGGCTTCTGCATGTCTGCAGGTCGTTGGTGCTGCTGTTATATCTTTCATCAGATTTTCAGAAACTTTCAGTGCAAGAATTCAAATCTTACCTTGAGAACAGCTACATTGGTGTCAATGTCCTCCACCTTGACTTGATCGAGCGtggcgcgcgccgcctccactCTGTCGGAGTACCCGACGGACCGCTCCAGCGCCATCTGCACCGAGCTGGTTCCACCGGTCTGCACATCTCTGGCAGAGAAGTCCCTCTCCTCAGGATggtcctcctccttgagctccAGCAACCCCATCCTCATCAGCGTGTGCGCCGACAGCGGGAACGGGTCGTCGGGACCGCCGACCAACTCATCGCTCCCTCTGAACCTGGAGCAATGCTGCTGCTTCAGCTGGCCGTGTAACGCCTCCAGTATCTTGTCACCTTTGGGGAGCTTCTCTGCCAGGTTGAAGGCCAGGGTGGTCTTGAAGTAGGCCGGCAGGATGTGGAACCCTTCCTTCACGGTGCGGTACCGGAGGATCCCCAGCGTCGCCACCGACAGCGCCTCGGCTCTCTGGAAGCTTGCCAGCTTGTACCTCCTGATGAACTTGTGGGCGTGCAGCACCTCCTTGATGATCGCGAACCAGTAGTCCCTGCGGCTGTGGCCTTTGAATTGGGGGAACTCGAAGAACACCGGCTCGCTTCTGTCGTCGAATCGACCGGGTAGCAAAACCATGTTAATAACCAAACTTGCAAGAACTTAGAACTTAAAATTGCAAGATGATCGTTGTTCCAATGATCGATCAAGTGACACGGGCTCACTCACATGGAGCTAGATTTGTACATGACGGCCTTGTCGAAGAGGTGAGCGCCCCACGGCCCGGTGGACTCACGTTTGACGCACTGCTTGAGGTCCTCGGCGAGATCATACACGACGGCGTCGCCGTAGGAGAAGTCGACGCCGATGGGCTCGAAGTACAAGGAATGGTTCGTCAGCGTGAGCCTCCCTGCGGATCATATCAGCTTAGTTAAAGACCCTGGGGGGCGAAGCAAGCATCCATTGGTCCAGGCAGCACCCACACGCACAAATTTACCATATATAGGGAGAAGGTGCTTAACCAGGCCACGTGGACGTCCCGATGTGCTGGAGGACCGGCTTCGTCGTGGCGGCGCCAAAGACGTCGAGGACCACCTCGCCGTTGCAGAGCTCGAGCCGGGGCGTCTTTTGCACGCCTCCCGACATAAGCTTCGTGGATTGGAGCACCCTGGCAGATTTGCATCAGAATTATTAGTTGCCACATATTGAGCGTGATCAAAGAAAATACTGAAGTTTTTGTTTCAGGGATGAGGAAATGTGGAATGCAGGTACATACGTGTCCAGGCTTTTGAGGTACTTGTGGTAGATGAGGAAATGGAGGCGGCCGCCGGTggagtttgtgagcgcgtcgAAGAGGTTGCGGACCGTCATCGGGTGCGCCACGGCGGGGCAGGCCGGCGCGATCTTCGCAAACGCCTCCGGCCCCACCGTCCTCCTTCCATCAACCTGAAATGTGGCCACGAACGAAATCTTTCTGATCAGTCACAAATATCCCTCTGGCAAGAAGAAGACCAAGAAAAAGAATTTAATATgtgcagaggaagaagaagcagtcAATTGATGGAATGAGTGAAACCTGAATGGCCATCTGGGTGGGGCTGGAGTAGAACATGGATGttccgtcgtcgccgccgtccacaTCGCCGCTGCAGAGGAGGACGCTCTTCTACATACACACAAACATGATCAAATCCTCGAACATCAGTGGCCAATTACAATGAATGAATCAATTGGATCATGATCAGTGATTGAAGCCGAACAAATTAACAAGAAACCTGGAGGTCTGCGTCGGTGTCGGGGTCGGGGGCCTCCCAGGCCAGCATCATGTCGTAGGTGAGCGAATGGAAGCCGGCGTCGCCCACGAGAAGGTCGTCGTGCTGCCGGCGCCGGGTCTCGGCGCGCAGGGCCATGTACGAGCAGTACTCCACCAGGCTCCTCCCGCGCGCCAGCGCCaccggctcctccgcctccggcgccggccccggctcgaaccgccgccgcagcagctgctCCGCCGGCACGCCCGCGATCCTGCGCGCATTCAGGGCAGCATCCATGACAAAATCAAATCCTCCATTAATTCATCTGTTGACAAGACAAGAATCTTATCAATTGGACGGACCGGGCGCATCGGTGGACGAGGGAGATGGCGGCCGGCGAGAGGGGAGGATCGTTGAGCGACGTcgacgaggacggcggcgatggagaagcggcggcgtccgtggccgtggccatggccggcggcgtgggcgagGGGTGGCGGGAGAAGAGGCCGTCAAAGAGGCCCATGGTccttggaggaggaagaagcggcAGGCATGGTTGTCGATCGGCCGTTTTGGGTCGCGGCGGGGACGAAGCACGCGCGCCAGCAAAAGATGGCTCGATCTGGCCGGGATGCACTTCTCACGGACGGTTTTGGGTTGGTGaattgctttcttttcttttcctcgtcCTCCATTGTCCTGGCCGAGGTTGTCCGGAGTTAGGTTGGGGTTTCCAACCAAAGCAAGCGAAGCGACCGAGGTTGCCGTTGCttggaaagaaaaaggctCATACCCTGTGCGTGTCTCTGCATCCACGCCAAGCCACTGCACTTGTTGTTGGTGCTGACTGCATTGCAAAATCTTTTCTGCCTTTGCAGGATATCATCGGTGACGACGACGTGGACCTGATGATGTCCCTTGAGtagttttgttgttttcttagTCCTTGTAATCTgtttcctctccctctcttgtgttttttttgtgtgttttgttGTTCTTTCGTGGGGTCGATCCTCTCAAGATTTCTATCGGCAATAAATGTTTCGCTGCGGCTGTTCCGTCAAAATggtttatttttgaaattgcatcagatgtatgttttttttccgggGGATGCACCAGATAAATGGATTCCTATTGGGCCCGTCCATCCGTGCCAAACATGGCCTCTTAGCCTTTTGGGTTCGCAGTGAGATTAACACAAAAATATTCGTACTGGGCCAGCCCTTTATTAACGAGCCTAGACACGTGTGAGTGGAAGCCGGTGGTGTAGCACGTGCACGTGCACCCAACTTGAGGGACGGGATTTACAATACTCACAAATCATCGTCAATTGCCACATAGAAAATGTTATAGTAGTGAAGGACAAGGAGAAGGTTGAAAGAAACCGTTTGAGGCTGAGAGTCTCAATTGCCACAGTTAAATGGCTTGCATTTCAAGCTTGTGCTTTTACAGGGCATGATGAGAGACCTCAATCGAAGAATAAAGGGAATTTTCTTGAAATGAGAGACCTTCTTGCTGAATTCAACCCTGAGATTGCCAACGTTGTGGGTGGGAATGCTCCATACAATGCAAAATACACATCACCTGAGATTCAGAAGGAGCTCCTAGGTATGTTTGCATGCAAAATCAGGAAGCATATTCGTGATGAAATTGGGGATTCTAAATTCTCTATTTTAGTAGATGAAACATGTGATGTATCAAAGAGAGAGCAAATGTCACCGGTTCACAGATTTGTTGATAAAGGTGGTATTTTACAAGAGGGATTCTTTGACTTGATACATGTGCCGAACACAAGGTCTTTGACACTAAAGCAGGAGTTGAGTTTTGTTTTATCAAACCATGGTTTTGATATTCAAAACCTTCGAGGACAAGGTTACGATGGGGCTAGCAACATGAGAGGTGAGTTGAATTCTTTTCCTAAAAGAATGCCCATATGCTTATTATGTCCATTGTTATGCCCATCGCTTGCAACTTGCTCTAGTTGATGCGTCCAAAGAAGTGGTCCCTATTTCACAATTCTTTCAGAAATTGATTTTTGTCATAAACACTTGCGACTCCTCTTCAAAACGACATGACGAGCTTCATCACGCCCAAGTAGTCGAACTAGAAAATGGAATCTCTAATGCTAGCATTGAGATGGGTCAAGGGGCAAATCAGATCCGTGCACTTAAGAGACCGAGAGACACGATGGGGTTCTCATTTTGCTGCAGTTTATAGCCTTATGAAGATGTTTGGTGTTGTTTATACTATTATCCAAGATATGGCTGCTGATGGATCACTTGGGTCTATTCGTGCAGATGCAGACACTTCTTTTGGCTACATGTCTTCATATGAGTTCATATTTATCCTATGTTTGACCAAGGAAATATTTGAGATAACTGAAATGCTTGGCCAAGCTTTCCAGAAGAAGTCACAAGATATTGTTAATGCTGTTCGTTTAGTGTCGTCGACAAAAGAGTGTCTTCAGCAGCTGAGATCACATGATGGCTACCAAGAATTTATTGATCAGGTTATTGAATTTTATGTAAACCACTCCATTGACATTCCTGACTTTGAGGACACATACATCCTTcgaggtggtggtgcatgtCATCAGCTTGATCAGCTCACCAAGGAGCATTACTTTCGAGTGGAAAATTTTCGTGCAACACTGGACACTCAACTATTTGAATTAAATCGAAGGTTCACTGAGAAGGTAATGGATCTTCTATCTACTAGTGCCACCTTGATTCCTAGAAACAAATTCAGAGGATTCAAAGCTAAAGATACATGCGAGATGGTGACAAAGTATTACCCAGCAGATTTCCCCCAAGATGTTTATGCATTGCAACAACAACTAAACCATTTTGTTGTGGATGCTTCCAAAGACGAAGagttaaaaaatatatcaacctTAACTGATCTTTGTCGATGCCTTGTGGAGACAGGAAGACATAATATCTACAATCTGATTGAAAGGTTGCTCCGTTTTCTCGTTACTCTTCCGGTTTCTACGGCAAGTGCTGAACGTGCATTTTCTAGTATGAAGATCATTAAAACAAGGTTGCGCAATAAGATGGACGATGATTATCTTGCCAATAATCTGTTAGTTAACATAGAGGGTGATATTCTGGAGACATACACCTATGATGATGTCATTGCagatttcaaaagaaaaaaagatcgGAAAGCTGACTTGTAGTATCAAGTATTCAAGTATGTATGCAGTATGCCTGAACTTGTCTAGCTGCTGGTTTAGCTCCTTAGGTAGCATCTTTTGGTAtagcttcttttgtttgtagtaatattatatatatgtaaCTAATGAGAACAAAAAATTTGAGGAACGACAAATATGCTATGAAGTGGTATGATTGAGAGCAAATTTTTGTGTTCTCTTTTAGCTTGGCCCGCCCAAGAATTTGTTCGTAGCTCCGCCGCTGATCGTCAGAGAGCACCCCCTCTGTCTCGTCGTGACAGACGAGATTAGTTTGTTTGCCGTTGCATTTTATGATTCGCTGCCAGCTTGCTGAGGaaagtgcatgcatgtgccgGCCGGGGTTCTCTATGCATGGCGTCGTACGTGTGCATTGCACATTTTTCTCATTATATTTATCTATGGAgtactaagtacttagccgtatGAAAACCATGATATTGAGTAGGACCAACAATCAAGTCACAACTGCAAAATCAACCCTTCGCCCCACTCTAACGACGCCGAATGGGAAAGATATAGGCATACTTGTCCATGCATCTCGAACTatggccctgtttgtttggcttgtgcttcagcttttggtgcttctagacCTCTAAAAAGCACTTCtaccgtttacacatgaagctgagaagcacgtccggaCCGCAACAAACCATCCTCCACTGCCGGACGAGATCTCCAAAAAGCTACGCCCTCAAGGAGATCACAATGTTTGAAGGCACTGTCGTTGATCTCCAAAAAGCTACGCCCTCAAGGAGATCACAACGTTTGAAGGCACTGTCGTTGTCCAATCAAGATTAACCGAATATGAGCTTTCGCTTGGAGAAATCTTGACCGCGCGCCAAGGACGAGATGCAACTATGTTGCACGACAACATCTTCAAGAAGGCAGCGTCGTCTGAGGATGCCAACGTCGGTGAAGGCTTTTCCCCGCAATCACTGCAAACCCACCGTGgacaaaacacaaaaaatgaACAATTAACAAGAAGCATCGGGCCGTGCTTCAAAATTTGATTCCGACCTATTGACAGTTCCATAATTTGATTGCTTTTAGAATCAGCATGTGTGATCTCCTACAGATCGTCGTCGGTACTAGATATGTTTTGTTCCATCATTAAGAAGCACATATCTAAGCATTAATTACGAGTACAGATTAAGGATTAGATAGGCGAAACTACATGATAATGGACCTCTAAATTAGATTGATCATGTTATAGCGCTGCAACATCACGGGCAAATGCCAATCCGAAAAAAAACTACAAGAagcaaaacaacaacaaaacagcTGCCGCCTCCGAATAGCGGAACCATGGGGTGGGTGGGCCCGTTAGCATacacatttctttttttttctttttctttttgaaagtGTGCATTTCTTAGTAAGAGGAAGCAGGTGATTGCTTTTTCACCGTCTTACAGATACAGGACAGAGCGATTCATTATTCACCCTTGGGCCGTCCCCCTATAAGAACCGATTCCCAGAACCCCGTCTTGCTCCCGAACACAACCGGCTCTCGGTTTATTCGATAGAGGAAAGGAGATGGATGAGAGAGGAGTACTAGTTGCTTTTACCCTGTGCAAGTTCAGGAGGTCCTcggccggggggggggggggggagcctCATCTGTAGAATTTAGGGCGTGAACTTTAGAGGCTGGCTACGATCAAGTTTGATTGCAAGGGGTGGAGCGAATGCAGCATCTTAATTTTACCTGCTTGAAACAGCGAAATCTCGCATTTAGACATTTTGCACTAGTAACATTTGTTTGTCCCTTGCAATACTAAAAAGTACCGCATCAAGGCAAATCAAATCCCCCCGCGTTACATCTAGAATCATTGCGACGACATACGAAGTACATGAAAATGCTTCATTTCATTAACATAGAAAAAGTTTGGGTGTCATTTTAGTACGTAATAAAGAAGAACTTTGGTGACTAGCTAATTAGAAGAAAGCCAGATAAATAAAATTGTCACACCACGCCCGCAATGCCGGCCGCCATAGAACATGACCACATTCGAGACATAACCAGTCGACGTGCATGTGGCTACCAACATATATACACTCAATGTAGAGATTTTACGGGCGGGGACCCTAACACCTACTCTTAGGACCTTTGTACACCTGCGCTACTTGGGATACCACACTCACTAGAAGGGAATCCAAAACTTTATTTACTCTCATAATATTGGTATAACACTCCTTTAGTGGCTACCTCGTTACTACACAACCATACTACTTCTTCTCGGTAGCTCACACTTTTATTAGTGTGTTCCACTACTTGTTGTGGTGCTTGTGGTACAACTCATGCAGAGGGGAATCACCCCTATTTATAGTTCTACAAGAGCATGTGGTACATTTTACTACAATTTTCTAAAATACTCTACATGTACTTAGTTCTAGAGAATTCTCACTTATTCTTAAAAGTTACCGTAAGATCTTTCCATGGTAGATAGCAACCCTCTTCAAGCAACCTCTCAAACCTTATAGAATATTCCAATCTTCTCATATTCACCAGAAGGCTCCTTGTAAATATTTCTCCTCCAATAATCCAAAGTATTCTAAAATCTTCTCAAATATGCATAACTAATTTCCAACACTATTCAATTATCCAGAGTATTTCAGAATATTTTCAAGTATGCATTGTTATTTCTCAACACTTCACGCAAAATGCCGAGACGAAAACTGATTGACGACTCGAGATTACCTGTATTATATATGCGTCATCGTTATCACACGTAACTCCGAGTGAAAACTGGTTAAGTGAGATTGCCTGTATTAGGCGTACTGCGTCTGCACTCTGCACGCAGCAATGAGCAACAGCCTGACTCAAACCGAGTGCACTTCACGTGCAAGGCATGCAAACAACAAAGACTCCAACTAAGTCAAGATTAGTGCTATATTAATGGGTCAGCATACAGCGCGACGGTCCCTCGTTAGCGCGCTGTAGCGACGGCCAGAACGCGCTGCTGCGCGCATCTGCTGCATGCTTCCATCCCAGGTTTAAAAGCACTCCCGTTTGGTTGCTCGTTGAACTCACGATATCGTGATTTAGCTCCGGCGCGCCGCGCACGTGACTACTTGCAGCCTAAcgaaccttttcttttcttttctaaacaCACCGGTAGGGACACCTGTAGACTTAAAAAGTTCTGAAAATATTTTTGACTGttcaaatcctcaaagcatCATTCCATAACgtgtaaacaaaatatttcAGTCAAAATTTAACATCGGCAAATTGCATCCTGTACAGAGTACAAATGCCATCGCTAATTAACACAAATAACCGTGTCAATTTTTTAGGTCAAAATCTACCACCCACCATCGCATTATGTGTCTCCGATACTCCAAATCGAGCTACCACCTACGTTCAGAACGAACCCACACAAATCATGTCTTTTTGTCACCCCCTAAAGAACATAAATTGACGCACCTAGTGAACAAAATTTGCCGCCCTACTAAACAAAATTTGACGCCATTAATGAACACATAAGCCATGTCTATTGATTTCGGTCAAAATCTGCCACCCACTACTATATCTCGCATCTCCGCTCCAACACACATAATTTAAATGGACGTCCGTTaatacaaattgccacccATAATGAACAGAAATAATCATGTAAAAAATATTTGGTAAAAAATCTAAGCACCCCCAAATTGTCACATTAATGTATACAAATTGCAACCCACAATGAACACAAATAACTATGTCAAAAGGAATATATTTCGGTCAAACCTAACACCCGCAAATTGCCACCcataatgaacacaaatttcCACCCGTAATGAACATAAATAGTTATGTTAAATAATAATATTTAGTTCAAAATCTACCACACGCAAATTGCAACTCCTAGTTAACACAAACTGCCATCCCTAATGAACATAAATAATCATCTACACCTTGTTTCGGTCAAAATCTAAGTCCCATAAACGCATATTGCAACTCCTCACTCTAAATCAAGCTACCACCTCCATTAACATCCCCGCAAAAACTTATCCCGTTGTCACCTCGTAAACAAATACAAATTGTCACTCTTTAGGaatacaaattgccaccccTAATGCAGAAATTGGCATCCCTTGATGAATATAAATTCTCACCCCCTAATGAATAAATTGCCATCTTCTAATGAATAAAATTGCCACCCCTAACGAACACAAACTGACATACCTAATGAATACAAATTGCCGCCCCACAcgaacacaaattgccacccccTAATGTGCCGCCCCTCAGGAACACAAAATGCCATCCCCTAATGAATACAAATTGCCGCCCCTCACGAACACAAATTGTCATctgtaatgaacacaaataatTGTGTCGATCCATTTTAGTCAAAATTTACCACCCACCAGCGCATCCCGCATCTCCTCCACTCCAGAATCGAGCTATCATCTACATGCAAAGCGACACCACACAAATCTTATCTCCATGTCGTACCTAATGAATATAAATTGCCAACCTTAATAAAAGCAAGATGACACtcgtaatgaacacaaattgcctCCCGTAATGAGCACAAACTGCCAATCGCAGTGAACACAAATAACCATGCATTTAATTTACGGCAAACAAGTTTTGCGGTACCAATTTGACATAGGCAGAACAGATCCCTTACACTCGGTATGTAAACCTTTCACAGGCCGGTTTATAAGCGCGAAACCGTAAATTTAGGCATTTACAAATAGATTTCAACTACAATAATCTGAATTACAACAATGATTTCATAACCAACCTAAGAAAATCGAACAAATCCACGCACAATTATCAATTGGTAGACTAAACAAATTAGCAGCACTAGCAAAATGGTTAGGACGGATGCTGTATTAGCTCTGAAAACAAGAGAAACAACTGGCCCGAATCATTTCGAACAAAGAACTAGAAGAACAGGAACCCAACTCAATCTGACACAAAACCAAATCAATCGGGCAAACAATGCATACTTCAGTCGCAAAATAATTCCAAAGCTAGCATACACAGGAAGTCAACTGCACTGCGCTGGAGAACCAATTAATCGGACAGTGAGGACAGAACCATGGCCGCGATCTCGCCGGAGAACAGAGAAATCCATACTAGAACAATCGATCCCGATTCCTACCTGCCCCCTCGTCCCGTGACTGACTCCTGTCGTCAATCCCGCAGAGCACGCGGCCTTCTCCACTTGTTCTTCCTGCGGCTCGGGGCAGCGCCCGGCGGTGGGGctcggggtggcggcggcaggggcagcGCCCGATGGCGGGGATCGTGGCGGCGCCGTGCCGGCTGGGGAAgcgtgcggccacggcggGGACGCGTCAGCGAAATGCCgcgagaggaaggggatggGTGGATGAGCACGCTGGCGGCCGGCGCTCACAGCGCGTCGCGCAGAGAGGACGTAGAGCGAAGGTTCGTTCATTATAATTCCCGTATATTAATTGCTAACAGACAcgcggcaaaaaaaaattaaaatataatTGAGAGTATAAAAAACGAAAATCTAAACCATCGAACAATTACACCATAACAAATCCATTTAATAAAACTAGTATATAGAGCTGTAAATGTTGGCAGTAGATTAtaacttggtcaaattttaagaagaCCTGATCGATTTAGCTTGGACAGGGTGTTTAAATCAAACCGAGTCCGTCTAGTAATGCGAGATTATCTCACCGTGTACGAGTCATATAAATGCACGGCGCTAGCTGTAGGCAGGTACATGCTTATATATCTAGCTGTCCATGGCGATCCAGCTTAATTTTGAACATACAGCGCCGTTGATCGATCCAGCTGCTTTTGAGCCGTTGATcgatcaagaagaagaaggggccgGATCGAGAAAAGATGGCCCCAAACAGTATTTTCATGGGGGGACCTGGTGACTTTCGGGCATCGGAGGCTCGGCGACCGCGGCCTAGCAATTGCAAACGACTTGGTGGACACGTACACGGTGATGCTCGTGGACGGCTGCGCCATcgagaagaaggccgccgAGCTCCGTGTGGCCGACACGAGCCACCTGCACGTGGGCCAGGCGGCGGCCAGATCGGCGTGGTCACGGGCGTCGCCACGGCGCTCGACGTGTACAAGCGCGACGACGGGAGCGGCATGGTGACGGAGCTCATCA contains:
- the LOC100839158 gene encoding uncharacterized protein LOC100839158, which produces MGLFDGLFSRHPSPTPPAMATATDAAASPSPPSSSTSLNDPPLSPAAISLVHRCARIAGVPAEQLLRRRFEPGPAPEAEEPVALARGRSLVEYCSYMALRAETRRRQHDDLLVGDAGFHSLTYDMMLAWEAPDPDTDADLQKSVLLCSGDVDGGDDGTSMFYSSPTQMAIQVDGRRTVGPEAFAKIAPACPAVAHPMTVRNLFDALTNSTGGRLHFLIYHKYLKSLDTVLQSTKLMSGGVQKTPRLELCNGEVVLDVFGAATTKPVLQHIGTSTWPGRLTLTNHSLYFEPIGVDFSYGDAVVYDLAEDLKQCVKRESTGPWGAHLFDKAVMYKSSSISEPVFFEFPQFKGHSRRDYWFAIIKEVLHAHKFIRRYKLASFQRAEALSVATLGILRYRTVKEGFHILPAYFKTTLAFNLAEKLPKGDKILEALHGQLKQQHCSRFRGSDELVGGPDDPFPLSAHTLMRMGLLELKEEDHPEERDFSARDVQTGGTSSVQMALERSVGYSDRVEAARATLDQVKVEDIDTNVAVLKELLFPLIEIGKRLRFLADWEEPLKSYVFLLCFLYIVYRGWIWYIFPGLLLGCTAFMLWNKHHGNRQMIGAFEVTTPPRRRTVEQLLALQEAISQLEAHVQAGNIFLLKLRSLMLAAFPQSTNKVAVAMLVAAAAFALLPLRRIVLLVVVEAYTRHMPARKKSSEKLLRRLREWWLRIPAAPVQLLRPQDTRRWRSRLRSR